The nucleotide window gaaaaaaaaaaggtgccgAGCTTTTACACGCTGATTGACCTTGGAACCCAAATCACTCAATTGTAGAGCCTGTAAAAAGCTAGAATATATACAACTTACAGATGAGAGTgaatgcaaaacaaaacaaatcaaaCTCAAAAATCCAAAGTATATCAAGTGGATGCTCTATTTTTATTCCTATCCTTTGATGCTGTATTAGACAGTCAAGTTGGCGTCGAATTAATGTCACCGCCAAAACTGTACTAAGTATATTCACCCtgttaaaacatgttgtttagTCCCTTTCCTCTATGgtattttaacacaaaaaaagtTGACCAAGTTAACATCTAAACATCATATACAGGCAGACGCTCAGCAATAGAATCACGGCAAATAGGGCACTTCTTACGCTTCTGTGAGCAAGTGCTGCAGTACATGGAAAGCAGGCATAAggagaaaattattttgagcaagaaaaaaatagataaataaaaaagcatAAGGCCAAACTATATGCAATGCACGAAGTTGTCTCATTGACCATCACATATTAGATCTCACCTGCAAAGGACACGATGCCTACATGGGAGCAATACAACGTTAATCTCTCCCTCAAAACAAATTCTGCATAACACTTTCTCCTGATACACACAAGATATGAACAAAAAATTGGTCAAATGAAACTTAATAATGAATCTAAACACAGCAGTGACTGACAACAATCAGAAACTTAACTTCAACCGGATGAATGGGTTAGAATCCATATTAGTGTGACTAACATTACCACATAATAGTTGCTCCACTTTTATGATTCAGCAATGATAGTATATTGAATTATTATGATCACAACCAATTCATATTTCCACTATATTCATTAGAGACTTTGATTAACAACATCAGAAGTCAGAATAAAGAATATTCTGACCAAATGATACCCCATTTATCCTTGCCATTGTGGACGGCTCCTTCATACATCATATAAGAAACTTTGGAAAATATACAGCAAAAGAACATGACTCACAAAATTACTCATTTAAGGTTGGGGGTTTTACATTTTGAAGTCTTTCATACTCCTGTTGGCtgaattttgtaatttctgTTTGTTCACCAAGAGCTGCCTGGAGTCTCCAAACCTGACATTCGAATATTTTAAGCACGCCAACAAAGGAAGTCAGAATTATTGGCTTACTGAGAACTTTTGTTCCTAATATTGAACAAAGAACATAAGGAAATAAAacctttgcaaattatttcaaaCATACTACACAAGGTCATATTCATCTATATGCATAGACAGATAGACCTGAATATACtacacaataaatttattttatataatattataaaaattgtcaTCACCTCCTCAGCAAGTTCTTTTTTTGGCATTTTCTTAACGATCTCAGGAGGATAACCACTAAATGTATTATACCTGTGCAGTGGGAAGTCAAAATGTACAAAGATCATTAGAAACAACTACAAGGTAAACATAAAGCAATAAAATTGAAACTAGCTCAATGTATCATGAGAAGAGGCAAAAAGGATGTCTTCATATAGTATAGAACTTGTAATGTCTATATCATAGTCAAACAAATCTAGTGTCACTGTCAAACAGGGGGAAAAAACAGAAACCTACTATTCTGGTAACGTCAGCCAAATTTGCTTCCCCTATGTTAAATCATAAATGTATCAATtgaggtttttttatttaatcggcaaatgttagtttgttacTTTTGTTAGATATGTTTCACTTGAGTACTTGATTGATTCAACTCATCTCAATTTGGTCCATCCATAAGAATTCCATTTACcctaaatatgtaaatggcaagacttaaaaaaatgaaataaaacaagAACAAACTCAGACCAATAAAATAAGACTTCAATGGAAATTGAGAAAATGGGTATGTGTATCTTTGAAAGACCAAAATGGTACCTTCCtgaaaattaaactttcacAAGCAAGCCAGACAAATTGACTAGAGACATTGCCATGGATACGAATGAAACAACATGCTCTTTATGTGATGTAGAGGAGGAAACAGTTGGCCATATTATGTTTTCTTGTTCAACAACTAAAAGCCTTTGGTGGGAGGTTCAAAATTGGGTCAGTAGAGTGGGCCCTTTCCCCACTGACCCtataaatcattttattcaattttctcaCTGGAACAGCAAGAGGCACATAGTCAAGAGATGGGAAGTACTTTGGATAGCTCTATCCATGACTATTTGGAAACATAGGAATTCAGTGGTTTTCAATAACCAGATTTCCAGCCCCGAAAAAGTCATGGACGAAGCTCTGTTCCACACTTGGTCTTGGCTAAAATGCATGGACAAACACTTTGATATGCATTTCAACCAGTGGTCTTCTAACTTGAAGGAGCAGCTGTCTTAGGGGGGTTATGTCTCTGTTGTTTTTGCTTTTGTGTCTATCTTTATGTTGGTTGGGTTAGGCAACTTGCCTTGTATAATTGTACCCTATTTCcagtacacctagtactgagttatatataataatatctgatttttgctgtgcaaaaaaaaaaaaacgaatgaAACAACATGCAAGTTACATTATTTGATGGTACACACCAACATagtaataaattgaaataatgcTTACCCAATTGCTCCCTCATGGTATAGTCGTGCATGTTCTTCCCGACTCCCTTCATCAATTGACCACCAACCTAATAATCTGATTGCATGAATTGTCAGAATTCAGATGTAGTTGCAGCATAGTCAATGCATATGATCATTGGTAATTCAACAAGATCACAGCTTCGTTTTTGAAAACTTTGACCCCAAATTAGATTTGTCACCTCCAATCAAAATTTGACCCCAATATATATTGAATTTGCATCTTAAGTCATAGTAGTGGCAAAAATAATAACAGATAAAAATCAGATTATTCCCTGCACATTGGGGTTTGAAGACAATCTTGGGTGCACAACAAAGACATACATTCAATTTGTGAACCAAACCAATAAGAACATCCAGTTGGTCAACATATTCTACATGAAAGGGTcccaaatttaaaaatgtaGAAAAAACTGTctcatctatttttcttttttttttttgggtgaataaACTGTCTCATTTATTGGTACAATTCACACAATACATTGCAGTTATCCAAGATTCTCCAAGGATTAGACATGACATCACTATGCAACCTCATGGACTCACAGTGCTTAAAGAATCGCTCTATCTTTGAGCTTCATATTCTTATCATATACTGAGCTGCTTTGATCCAAATTTAACTGAAAATATCTTATGAATAGAATGCGGTAATCgaggatttatttattttgagaaaaaaaaataggaggaaAGGAGTTTTATATCACGTGCCACTCATTTGTCGATTgttaaatttagttataaattagAAAAGTGCTCAGAATTAAGTGATAACAGAATAAAGATCGGGGGAAACAGAATGACAAATGAAATCAGACCAAACAACAGAGTTTAAATCTAAAGTTTTCCCTAATAATAAtagcaacaaaagaaaattcattaCCTAGAACCATGGCACAAGAACCCCAAGCAATCATGAGCTCttgaagaaaatctaaaatatattccTCCACCAGCTCCACTTCGTAGCAGAAGCACAAGCTTCTCCCCTAATTTAGATGCAGATAACAGTACACCAGCTCCTTGCAGTAGGAAAAGGGGAGAGAAAATAACTGGAAGCGGTATATATACAGCACAAGCAGGTGTTCCCTGAAATGCAAAACAGTTCAGATCTCCAAAAACAATATTTCAAAGGCTGGCCATACACACAATTCAGTATCATATACCTCTAGATGCATACAAAGAAGAACCTGGAATACAATAATTGGTATTTTCATGAAATGACCTCCTATGTCTTGAAGGCTACAGATTCTCCCCTGGGGTTGATTTTCGTCTGTAGAAACCACTAAACCACTGTTCCAGTCAAGATATCCAATCGTAGTTGAAGATGAACTACTAGCTTCTCTTGAATTTCTATGAATGACGGGATTGGACCACTTTGTACATACAAGGAAAGCAAAGCACTCGGCAATACTGCAAAATTATAGGTCATAAAACCTTATATAAAGCTTTCATGTCAGCATTTTAACAAACACAACTTATTAACAAAATGCATTTTTTAGCACTTAAGACAAAGAAAcctacataaaattaataaacaagtCCCACCAGCCCAGAGCACCTACATCACCTGTATTAGACAAGAAAAATGAAGCCTTACTTATAGAAAGATGAAatcataagaataaaatatcttAGACATAAATGCAAGAGTAACCAAAATGTATTAGTCATCATCTGGATGTTATCACTTATCACAAATTCCAAAAGGGTCAAATTTCATGCAAGATATGGACTCCGTATTtgcattcttaatttttttttaaaaaagagtcAACCTGACACTGTAGAATCATGTTGTGCTTGTCTTTTTATCAGATACATACAACATCCAGTCAAACGAAGCAGGTATATGTAAATGTATATTTCCATAACTAAAAActgaaataaaaatgtatttatgatgaataataatttttaggaCATTTTTCACGTTGAGTGAAATATGCAGGAAGCATGAGGAATTGACCATTTGAGAACACATTGTTTGTGCCACTCAATATCTGATAACATAGGGAAAAACCGAAAAAGCACACTAAATTCTGATTCATTGTTTGAGTAATCACACCTACTTAAATCCAGCACACTAAATGGGCACTTAATTTGAGGTGAAACACATTCTTATGAAGCATagtcaagaaaaataaatttgttatttatttatttgtataactAAAAGTCTTAATCTCGCAAGAGaaaatattgaagaaaaatataacaaaatatactgTCACCTTTTCAACAGCAGTATAAAACAAATTCCAAAAGGAATCATGAGATCACAACATTATTATCATGAGATGAAAAAATAATCACAGAA belongs to Glycine soja cultivar W05 chromosome 5, ASM419377v2, whole genome shotgun sequence and includes:
- the LOC114411732 gene encoding uncharacterized protein LOC114411732 isoform X2, which encodes MSWRRVLNSAQALAAHTFLLCFTLFLVLKLDHNLSSSWWVIFLPLWMFHGVVARGRFSLPAPSAPRNRNWAPCHAVVATPLLIAFELLLCIYLESLYDRGYAAVGLKIVFLPLLTFEIIILIDNFRMCKALMPGDGENMSDEAIWETLPHFWVAISMVFFVAATVFTLLKLSGDVGALGWWDLFINFIIAECFAFLVCTKWSNPVIHRNSREASSSSSTTIGYLDWNSGLVVSTDENQPQGRICSLQDIGGHFMKIPIIVFQVLLCMHLEGTPACAVYIPLPVIFSPLFLLQGAGVLLSASKLGEKLVLLLRSGAGGGIYFRFSSRAHDCLGFLCHGSRLLGWWSIDEGSREEHARLYHEGAIGYNTFSGYPPEIVKKMPKKELAEEVWRLQAALGEQTEITKFSQQEYERLQNEKVLCRICFEGEINVVLLPCRHRVLCSTCSQKRKKCPICRDSIAERLPVYDV
- the LOC114411732 gene encoding uncharacterized protein LOC114411732 isoform X1; this encodes MSWRRVLNSAQALAAHTFLLCFTLFLVLKLDHNLSSSWWVIFLPLWMFHGVVARGRFSLPAPSAPRNRNWAPCHAVVATPLLIAFELLLCIYLESLYDRGYAAVGLKIVFLPLLTFEIIILIDNFRMCKALMPGDGENMSDEAIWETLPHFWVAISMVFFVAATVFTLLKLSGDVGALGWWDLFINFIIAECFAFLVCTKWSNPVIHRNSREASSSSSTTIGYLDWNSGLVVSTDENQPQGRICSLQDIGGHFMKIPIIVFQVLLCMHLEGTPACAVYIPLPVIFSPLFLLQGAGVLLSASKLGEKLVLLLRSGAGGGIYFRFSSRAHDCLGFLCHGSRLLGWWSIDEGSREEHARLYHEGAIGYNTFSGYPPEIVKKMPKKELAEEVWRLQAALGEQTEITKFSQQEYERLQNEKVLCRICFEGEINVVLLPCRHRVLCRWVRARNCFFVPNSYIQCSGESFQVL